The following coding sequences lie in one Trypanosoma brucei gambiense DAL972 chromosome 7, complete sequence genomic window:
- a CDS encoding RNA-binding protein, putative — MSLFSFTPTGGSNMPRTTSTEENTTSDCQTSLNHPPPKMTFTDMLNTKIQNSNKHSLEDKNSNCSTVDEVLDCCDYGYVCVHGNALVEEGAEEMRRRYFLEMQRNLLDDVDTDNEEQIDSKIVSTCRSTTSVSARDSAEVIGPIPLPHDGGDVLSFNPFASSVTYSPLSDENGCVENLSPNPSSRTPLSSSTSGVQLPNGSFSSISPSLSTHPTGRLATRKNVYVSELPTHWNTEKLRSVCATFGNIVSAKVMHDSNTNESRGYGFVMFETDEQAALCVRTLNSCKVDGRMLSCRFAHEKAMPSFAHSDRIPWQEFGRSPNSTTPSLSKDKLTDVKTQPDQQQGGNSLPNMELLKGAHVACFGDRSRPMVQRSHNIFIQGLPLQWNTDKLRSLCGTFGKVELAKVVRDATTSLSCGHGFVLFEREEAAALCVERLNGATVEGRTLTCRFARDKRGPGVATGAAPSPPVRPSGNDFLKNTAPLLVRMVDAQESPSMLLQSAVGSNKWSTVTVPQNCHTAVYSQSPLLVAGGVSPLLGLSPVVSPMVPSGVMTEMTEPPHGMQSFGCNIAGLQCLIAVPYHQTRIVSGFSNGDGGTFAALT; from the coding sequence ATgagcttattttcttttacgcCAACTGGAGGTTCCAACATGCCACGCACCACATCCACGGAGGAAAACACCACGTCGGATTGTCAGACAAGTTTGAATCATCCGCCTCCCAAAATGACCTTTACGGATATGCTAAACACCAAAATCCAAAACAGCAATAAACACAGCTTAGAAGataaaaacagcaactgcagcacaGTTGATGAGGTGTTGGATTGTTGCGATTACGGTTATGTATGTGTTCATGGAAATGCACTGGTGGAAGAGGGCGCGGAAGAGATGCGACGCCGCTACTTTTTGGAAATGCAGCGCAACCTCCTTGATGATGTGGATACGGACAATGAGGAACAAATAGACAGCAAGATCGTTAGCACTTGCCGAAGCACCACATCTGTCAGTGCACGTGATTCCGCAGAAGTTATCGGCCCCATACCTTTACCACATGACGGAGGAGATGTGTTGTCTTTCAACCCATTTGCTTCCAGTGTTACCTATAGCCCCTTGTCCGATGAAAACGGTTGCGTGGAAAATTTATCTCCGAACCCCAGCAGCCGCACTCCACTGAGCAGCTCAACATCCGGGGTGCAGCTTCCCAATGGAAGTTTTTCCTCTATCTCTCCCTCACTCTCCACTCATCCGACTGGGCGATTAGCCACGCGAAAAAATGTATACGTGAGTGAACTTCCAACCCATTGGAATACGGAGAAACTCCGCAGCGTCTGCGCCACCTTTGGTAATATTGTCAGTGCTAAAGTTATGCACGACAGTAACACAAATGAGTCGCGGGGTTATGGCTTCGTCATGTTTGAGACGGATGAACAGGCAGCTCTATGTGTGCGCACACTGAACAGTTGCAAAGTGGATGGACGGATGTTGTCATGCCGCTTCGCTCACGAGAAAGCCATGCCGTCGTTTGCCCACTCTGATCGTATCCCATGGCAGGAATTCGGTCGCTCCCCCAATTCCACAACACCGTCCCTCTCAAAAGACAAACTGACGGATGTAAAAACCCAACCCGACCAACAGCAGGGAGGTAACTCACTTCCCAATATGGAGTTACTGAAAGGCGCCCATGTTGCATGTTTTGGAGATCGCAGTCGCCCAATGGTGCAACGGAGCCACAACATATTCATCCAAGGTCTGCCACTGCAGTGGAACACGGATAAATTACGCAGCCTTTGCGGCACTTTTGGAAAGGTAGAGCTGGCTAAAGTTGTTCGGGATGCCACGACAAGCCTATCGTGCGGCCATGGTTTTGTGCTGTTCGAGCGAGAGGAGGCTGCAGCTCTTTGCGTTGAGCGTTTAAATGGTGCGACCGTTGAGGGTCGGACACTTACATGCCGTTTCGCGAGAGATAAACGAGGTCCGGGAGTTGCAACTGGAGCGGCGCCTTCACCACCTGTACGGCCGTCTGGAAATGACTTTTTGAAAAACACAGCACCGTTACTTGTCCGAATGGTAGACGCACAGGAAAGTCCATCAATGTTACTTCAGTCGGCAGTTGGCTCTAACAAGTGGTCAACCGTTACAGTTCCACAAAATTGTCACACGGCTGTTTATTCGCAATCACCGTTACTTGTTGCGGGCGGTGTCTCACCATTACTCGGCCTCTCACCTGTTGTATCTCCTATGGTACCATCTGGCGTCATGACAGAAATGACGGAACCACCGCATGGCATGCAAAGTTTTGGGTGTAATATTGCGGGATTGCAATGCCTTATTGCCGTACCGTATCATCAAACTCGAATTGTATCGGGTTTCAGCAACGGCGACGGCGGGACATTTGCTGCACTTACGTAA